The proteins below come from a single Corallococcus macrosporus genomic window:
- a CDS encoding DsrE family protein, producing the protein MAGRVFFFLQHATYEPAYQAASMGITAAAMGDDVYFVFAFEALRQLVRGGFGLAHSERERTEAARAEGLNVPTPARMLEEARALGAKLVACDTTVRICGFSPQELHGTLDDVMGLASIWRLTDGARVLTL; encoded by the coding sequence ATGGCCGGACGCGTCTTCTTCTTCCTCCAACACGCCACGTACGAGCCCGCCTATCAGGCGGCCTCCATGGGCATCACCGCCGCCGCGATGGGCGACGACGTCTACTTCGTCTTCGCCTTCGAGGCCCTGCGCCAGCTGGTCCGGGGCGGCTTCGGCCTGGCGCACAGCGAGCGCGAGCGCACCGAGGCGGCCCGGGCCGAGGGGCTCAACGTTCCCACTCCGGCCCGCATGCTGGAGGAGGCCCGCGCCCTGGGCGCGAAGCTCGTGGCCTGCGACACCACGGTCCGCATCTGCGGCTTCTCACCCCAGGAACTGCACGGCACCCTGGACGACGTCATGGGCCTGGCCTCCATCTGGCGGCTGACCGACGGCGCCCGCGTCCTCACGCTGTGA
- a CDS encoding HAD family hydrolase, with protein sequence MRPTVLLFDIDGTLVTTGGAGRRAMGLAFEQLHRRRDACDGFSMSGMTDRAIVRKGLGIIGQADTEDAISAVIDAYVAQLGLEVPKVDAREYRLHPGMREAVLEARSRQGFAVGLGTGNVRAGAKVKLDRVNIHDQFAFGGFGCDFEDRVALIRHGAQAGAAKLGHPLEACRVVIIGDTPKDVAAAKGIGAETIGVGTGNFTPQALIDAGAEWAFADFSAPGAMEALLVGR encoded by the coding sequence ATGCGCCCCACCGTCCTTCTCTTCGATATCGATGGCACCCTCGTCACCACCGGCGGTGCCGGTCGCCGCGCCATGGGCCTGGCCTTCGAGCAGCTCCACCGGCGCCGCGACGCGTGCGACGGCTTCAGCATGTCCGGCATGACGGACCGGGCCATCGTCCGCAAGGGGCTGGGCATCATCGGACAGGCCGACACCGAGGACGCCATCAGCGCGGTCATCGACGCGTACGTCGCGCAGCTGGGCCTGGAGGTCCCCAAGGTCGATGCGCGCGAGTACCGGCTGCACCCGGGCATGCGCGAGGCCGTGCTGGAGGCGCGCTCGCGGCAGGGCTTCGCGGTGGGGCTGGGCACCGGCAACGTGCGCGCGGGCGCCAAGGTGAAGCTGGACCGCGTGAACATCCACGACCAGTTCGCCTTCGGCGGCTTCGGCTGCGACTTCGAGGACCGCGTGGCCCTCATCCGCCACGGCGCGCAGGCCGGTGCGGCGAAGCTGGGCCACCCCCTGGAGGCGTGCCGGGTGGTGATCATCGGCGACACGCCCAAGGACGTCGCGGCCGCCAAGGGCATTGGCGCGGAGACGATTGGCGTGGGCACGGGCAACTTCACGCCCCAGGCGCTGATTGATGCGGGCGCCGAGTGGGCCTTCGCGGATTTCTCCGCCCCTGGCGCCATGGAGGCCCTGCTCGTCGGACGGTGA
- a CDS encoding HEAT repeat domain-containing protein has protein sequence MALAGLAVLAGAGPVSQAAPVHATAAVAQASAPASPSAVAPGPLRTEALGLLAQPTVAPEAAWRRLGPEVVPVLAALAEDMSIPDAQRMRAVTALARVESPQAGPTLQAMLEDPHRPSDVRSQAAAALGQRLGFEAVKTLQARLEDRDLRIREAVAQALGRLGGQQVREVLEERLPLEDVPQVREALQQGLTLAEP, from the coding sequence ATGGCGCTGGCGGGGCTCGCCGTGCTCGCGGGCGCGGGGCCCGTGTCCCAGGCGGCTCCGGTCCATGCGACCGCCGCGGTGGCCCAGGCTTCCGCTCCCGCGTCCCCGAGCGCCGTTGCTCCCGGGCCGCTGCGCACGGAGGCGCTGGGGTTGCTCGCGCAACCGACCGTGGCGCCAGAGGCGGCGTGGCGCAGGCTGGGGCCGGAGGTCGTGCCGGTGCTCGCGGCGCTGGCGGAGGACATGAGCATCCCGGATGCGCAGCGGATGCGGGCCGTGACGGCGCTGGCGCGCGTGGAGTCTCCGCAGGCGGGACCGACGCTCCAGGCGATGCTGGAGGATCCGCACCGCCCTTCCGATGTCCGCTCGCAGGCCGCCGCCGCGCTGGGACAGCGCCTGGGGTTCGAGGCCGTGAAGACGCTGCAGGCCCGGCTGGAGGACCGCGACCTGCGGATCCGCGAGGCCGTGGCCCAGGCGCTCGGCAGGCTGGGCGGTCAGCAGGTGCGCGAGGTGCTGGAGGAGCGGCTTCCCCTGGAGGACGTCCCCCAGGTGCGTGAAGCGCTCCAGCAGGGGCTCACGCTGGCGGAGCCCTGA